In Nocardia yunnanensis, one DNA window encodes the following:
- the argS gene encoding arginine--tRNA ligase, whose translation MTPADLADLLRATAAKVLVERGSDPAVLPDEVKVERPRNPEHGDYATNVAMQVGKKAGMNPRDFATLLAEALGQAEGIDAAEVAGPGFLNIRLAKAAQGAIVAKILDAGAKFGTADTLAGQKINLEFVSANPTGPIHLGGTRWAAVGDALGRILSAQGADVTREYYFNDHGAQIDRFANSLVAAATGQPTPEDGYAGAYIDDIADTVVRANPGVLELPESERHELFRREGVELMFAQIKQNLHEFGVDFDVYFNESSLFASGAVDKAIATLKESGKLYEKDGAWWIASTEYGDDKDRVVIKSDGKSAYIGGDIAYFQNKRSRGFDLCIYMLGADHHGYIGRLKAAAAAFGDDPDTVEVLIGQMVNLVKDGAAVRMSKRAGTVVTLDDLVEQIGIDAARYSLVRSSVNSSIDIDLDLWTRTDNENPVYYVQYAHSRTNQIIGNSAAFDYASVTPDFSLLTSDREGELIRTLGEYPRVLATAAEMREPHRVVRYLEELAGAWHPFQSDKTLRVIPQGDDEVSPINAARLELAKATRQVLANGLGLLGVSAPERM comes from the coding sequence GTGACTCCAGCTGACCTTGCAGATCTCCTTCGTGCTACCGCGGCGAAGGTACTTGTCGAACGCGGATCCGACCCTGCGGTCCTGCCCGACGAGGTCAAGGTGGAGCGTCCCCGCAACCCCGAGCACGGTGACTATGCCACGAATGTGGCCATGCAGGTAGGCAAGAAGGCGGGAATGAACCCCCGCGATTTCGCGACGCTGCTGGCCGAGGCGCTGGGGCAGGCCGAGGGCATCGACGCCGCCGAGGTGGCCGGACCTGGCTTTTTGAACATCCGCCTGGCCAAGGCCGCGCAGGGTGCGATCGTGGCGAAGATTCTGGACGCGGGTGCGAAGTTCGGTACCGCGGACACGCTCGCGGGCCAGAAGATCAATCTGGAATTCGTCTCCGCCAACCCGACCGGACCCATCCACCTGGGTGGAACCCGTTGGGCCGCCGTGGGTGACGCGCTGGGCCGGATCCTGTCGGCGCAGGGCGCGGACGTCACCCGCGAGTACTACTTCAACGATCACGGCGCGCAGATCGACCGATTCGCCAATTCGCTGGTCGCCGCCGCCACCGGGCAGCCGACGCCGGAGGACGGCTACGCGGGCGCGTATATCGACGACATCGCCGACACCGTGGTCCGGGCGAATCCGGGTGTGCTGGAACTCCCGGAGTCCGAGCGCCACGAGCTGTTCCGGCGCGAGGGCGTCGAGCTGATGTTCGCGCAGATCAAGCAGAACCTGCACGAGTTCGGCGTCGACTTCGACGTGTACTTCAACGAGAGCTCGCTGTTCGCCTCGGGCGCGGTGGACAAGGCCATCGCGACGCTCAAGGAGTCGGGCAAGCTCTACGAGAAGGACGGCGCCTGGTGGATCGCCTCCACCGAGTACGGCGACGACAAGGACCGCGTCGTCATCAAGAGCGACGGCAAGTCCGCCTACATCGGCGGTGACATCGCCTACTTCCAGAACAAGCGCTCGCGCGGGTTCGACCTGTGCATCTACATGCTGGGCGCGGACCACCACGGCTACATCGGCCGGCTCAAGGCCGCCGCGGCGGCGTTCGGGGACGATCCGGACACCGTCGAGGTGCTCATCGGGCAGATGGTGAACCTGGTCAAAGACGGTGCCGCCGTGCGGATGTCGAAGCGGGCGGGCACCGTGGTCACCCTCGACGATCTGGTCGAGCAGATCGGTATCGACGCGGCCCGCTACTCGCTGGTGCGGTCCTCGGTGAACTCCAGCATCGACATCGATCTGGATCTGTGGACCCGGACCGACAACGAGAACCCCGTCTACTACGTGCAGTACGCGCACTCGCGCACGAATCAGATCATCGGGAACTCGGCTGCCTTCGACTACGCGTCCGTGACACCGGATTTCTCGCTGCTCACCTCGGATCGAGAGGGCGAGTTGATCCGGACCCTCGGTGAATACCCGCGCGTGCTGGCCACCGCCGCCGAGATGCGGGAGCCGCATCGGGTCGTGCGCTACCTCGAAGAACTGGCCGGTGCTTGGCATCCCTTCCAGTCCGACAAGACGCTGCGCGTCATTCCGCAGGGTGACGACGAAGTCAGCCCGATCAATGCCGCCCGCCTCGAGCTGGCCAAAGCCACCCGTCAGGTTCTCGCCAACGGTCTCGGCCTGCTAGGCGTCTCTGCCCCGGAGCGTATGTAA
- a CDS encoding DUF3105 domain-containing protein: MPSKTSAKSAKAIKAAGKSAGSRKGGGGAKLGGKRQVPWLMIGAVVCVLALIGGIAWVIVPRIQDRRETTAAQTDVKEFVPSPQQKDPSDRIPGVVKKEYPAGMHVTAKQRVAYDQSPPFGGPHDGSWAACTGVVYPKAIRTENAVHALEHGAIWIAYNPDKLGSSGVDELKHAVKGRPYMLMSPYPGLDKPISLQSWGHQLKLDSADDARVKQFITALRLNQNTYPEVGADCANPTFDVNNPPPFDASAPGPDAVPMSGTGATQAQDESGGMPAGGIPGLPNGIPGLPGGTPTLPGGVPTIPAPDAQTDAPTQPEQPAPTQ; encoded by the coding sequence ATGCCGAGCAAGACCAGTGCCAAGTCGGCCAAGGCCATCAAGGCCGCGGGCAAGTCGGCCGGTAGCCGCAAGGGCGGTGGCGGCGCGAAACTGGGCGGGAAGCGGCAGGTTCCGTGGCTGATGATCGGCGCGGTGGTCTGTGTCCTCGCGTTGATCGGCGGTATCGCCTGGGTGATCGTGCCGCGGATCCAGGACCGGCGCGAGACCACGGCGGCGCAGACCGACGTCAAGGAGTTCGTGCCCTCCCCGCAGCAGAAGGATCCGTCCGACCGGATTCCGGGCGTGGTCAAGAAGGAATACCCGGCCGGCATGCACGTGACCGCCAAGCAGCGGGTGGCCTACGACCAGTCCCCGCCCTTCGGCGGCCCGCACGACGGTTCGTGGGCGGCCTGCACCGGCGTGGTGTACCCCAAGGCCATTCGCACCGAGAACGCGGTGCACGCGCTCGAGCACGGCGCGATCTGGATCGCCTACAACCCGGACAAGCTCGGCAGCAGCGGCGTCGACGAGTTGAAGCACGCGGTCAAGGGCCGCCCCTACATGCTGATGTCGCCGTATCCCGGCCTGGACAAGCCGATCTCGCTGCAGTCGTGGGGCCATCAGCTCAAGCTGGACAGCGCCGATGACGCCCGGGTCAAGCAGTTCATCACCGCGCTGCGGCTGAACCAGAACACCTACCCCGAGGTCGGCGCGGACTGCGCGAACCCGACCTTCGACGTCAACAACCCGCCGCCCTTCGACGCCAGCGCGCCCGGCCCCGACGCCGTGCCGATGAGCGGCACCGGCGCGACCCAGGCGCAGGACGAGTCCGGCGGCATGCCCGCCGGCGGCATCCCCGGCCTGCCGAACGGTATCCCGGGTCTGCCCGGCGGCACGCCGACCCTGCCCGGCGGCGTCCCGACGATTCCCGCGCCCGACGCCCAGACCGACGCCCCGACGCAGCCGGAGCAGCCGGCTCCGACCCAGTAA
- a CDS encoding lipase family protein, whose protein sequence is MSENESARAQLPQRRVPRRLAGGCTAALAVIAGVSLAAPVHATPVGPDETAPAAFYHPGDDRVAGAHGSVIQLRPLTSDPALAGARNYLLLYRSIDMQGNPVSVSGTLAVPDGTPPPGGWPLISWAHGTTGVADVCAPSQDTSPDFPAHDYTALVRRVQERWIAAGYAVAQTDYQGLGTAGPHGYLIGAAEQRAVTDMARAAREIDPEIGTRWVAMGHSQGGQAAIFANAQAQQWAPELQLLGSVALAPASHQGLGLQASQLANTAGVASALAPITGGAVAFLPLIVRGAQTVTDLDPARFLTPRTQSMLTQADTGCIGQLRQPDSWGGLTADDVFTRDGDLSALIRVLNENDPSTLTFTQPLLVLQGRADTTVPALATDALVVQETAGGQPVQYRGYPGVDHRGVLDASFGDALAWVDTRFGR, encoded by the coding sequence GTGTCCGAGAACGAGAGTGCCCGTGCACAACTGCCGCAGCGACGTGTTCCCCGGCGGCTCGCCGGTGGGTGTACGGCCGCGCTGGCCGTGATCGCGGGGGTGAGCCTGGCCGCGCCGGTCCACGCCACCCCGGTGGGACCGGACGAGACCGCGCCCGCGGCGTTCTATCACCCGGGCGATGATCGGGTGGCGGGGGCGCACGGTTCGGTCATCCAATTGCGGCCGCTCACAAGCGATCCCGCGCTCGCCGGGGCCCGCAACTATCTGCTGCTGTACCGCTCGATCGATATGCAGGGCAATCCGGTCTCGGTGTCGGGCACCCTCGCGGTCCCGGACGGCACGCCGCCGCCCGGTGGCTGGCCGCTGATCTCGTGGGCGCACGGCACCACCGGCGTCGCCGACGTGTGCGCGCCCTCGCAGGACACCTCCCCCGATTTCCCGGCCCACGACTACACCGCACTGGTGCGGCGGGTGCAGGAGCGCTGGATCGCGGCCGGGTACGCGGTGGCACAGACCGACTATCAGGGGCTGGGCACCGCGGGCCCGCACGGGTATCTGATCGGCGCCGCCGAACAGCGCGCCGTCACCGATATGGCCAGGGCCGCACGGGAAATCGATCCGGAGATCGGCACCCGCTGGGTGGCGATGGGGCATTCGCAGGGCGGCCAGGCCGCCATTTTCGCCAATGCCCAGGCTCAGCAGTGGGCTCCCGAGTTGCAGTTGCTGGGTTCGGTCGCGCTGGCTCCCGCTTCCCATCAGGGCCTCGGGCTGCAAGCTTCGCAGCTGGCCAACACCGCGGGAGTGGCGAGCGCGCTCGCGCCGATCACCGGCGGCGCGGTGGCGTTCCTGCCGTTGATCGTTCGCGGCGCGCAGACCGTCACCGATCTGGATCCGGCCCGATTCCTCACGCCGCGTACGCAATCCATGCTCACGCAGGCCGACACCGGCTGCATCGGCCAGTTGCGGCAACCCGACTCGTGGGGCGGACTGACCGCCGACGACGTCTTCACCCGAGACGGCGACCTCTCGGCCCTGATCCGGGTGTTGAACGAGAACGACCCCAGCACACTGACTTTCACGCAGCCCCTGCTGGTCCTGCAGGGTCGCGCCGACACCACGGTCCCCGCCCTGGCCACCGATGCCCTGGTCGTGCAGGAGACGGCCGGCGG
- a CDS encoding DUF305 domain-containing protein translates to MSDVPDRSSEPDPAAEPVQQPRRNQRPLLLILAVVGVLLAGFLGGLLVSNAMHTTPETPGAVDVGFSQDMSVHHAQAVQMSGIALSGSTDPAVKRLAYDILTTQANQAGRMQGWLQQWNEPFIAPDGYMGWMTDMSAHEHSGTAMHMGAVQTMPGMATDQEMAALGQATGTALDTLFLQLMLRHHQGGMPMIEYAAQRADTDAVRSLAQSMAKTQKSEADLMTQMLADRHVSPLPMN, encoded by the coding sequence ATGTCCGACGTACCCGATCGCAGCTCCGAGCCCGATCCCGCCGCCGAGCCCGTCCAGCAGCCGCGCCGCAACCAGCGGCCGCTGCTGCTGATCCTGGCCGTGGTCGGGGTGCTGCTGGCCGGCTTCCTGGGCGGCCTGCTGGTCAGCAATGCCATGCACACCACCCCCGAGACCCCGGGCGCGGTGGATGTCGGCTTCTCCCAGGACATGTCGGTGCATCACGCGCAGGCCGTCCAGATGTCGGGCATCGCGCTGTCCGGGTCCACCGATCCGGCGGTGAAGCGCCTGGCCTACGACATCCTCACCACGCAGGCCAATCAGGCGGGCCGCATGCAGGGCTGGCTGCAGCAGTGGAACGAGCCGTTCATCGCGCCCGACGGCTACATGGGCTGGATGACCGACATGTCCGCGCACGAGCATTCGGGCACCGCCATGCACATGGGCGCGGTGCAGACCATGCCCGGCATGGCGACCGATCAGGAGATGGCCGCCCTCGGCCAGGCCACCGGCACCGCGCTGGACACCCTGTTCCTGCAACTCATGCTGCGCCACCATCAGGGCGGCATGCCGATGATCGAGTACGCGGCCCAGCGCGCGGACACCGACGCGGTGCGCTCGCTGGCCCAGAGCATGGCCAAGACCCAGAAGAGCGAAGCCGATCTGATGACCCAGATGCTCGCCGACCGCCACGTCTCCCCGCTGCCGATGAACTGA